In Pseudomonas sp. MYb327, one DNA window encodes the following:
- the dxs gene encoding 1-deoxy-D-xylulose-5-phosphate synthase produces MPTTFHEIPRKRPTTPLLDRANTPDGLRRLGEAELETLADELRLELLYTVGQTGGHFGAGLGVIELTIALHYVFDTPDDRLVWDVGHQAYPHKILTGRRERMGTLRQKDGIAAFPRRSESEYDTFGVGHSSTSISAALGMAIAARLQNSDRKAIAVIGDGALTAGMAFEALNHAPEVNANMLVILNDNDMSISRNVGGLSNYLAKILSSRTYASMREGSKKVLSRLPGAWEIARRTEEYAKGMLVPGTLFEELGWNYIGPIDGHDLPTLIATLRNMRDLKGPQFLHIVTKKGKGFAPAEVDPIGYHAITKLEPLDAPAAAPKKASGPKYSGVFGEWLCDMAAADPRLVGITPAMKEGSDLVAFSERFPLRYFDVAIAEQHAVTLAAGMACEGAKPVVAIYSTFLQRGYDQLVHDVAVQNLDVLFAIDRAGLVGEDGPTHAGSFDLSFLRCIPGMLVMTPSDENELRKMLTTGHLYEGPAAVRYPRGNGPNATIEKNLEPIEIGKGVVRRQGSKVALLVFGVQLAEALKVAETLDATVVDMRFVKPLDEELVRQMAANHELLVTVEENAIMGGAGGAVSEFLARENILKSMLHLGLPDLYVEHAKPAQMLAECGLDEAGIEASIRERLQLLNL; encoded by the coding sequence ATGCCCACGACGTTTCATGAGATTCCCCGCAAGCGCCCGACCACGCCCCTGCTCGACCGCGCGAACACGCCGGACGGCCTGCGCCGGTTAGGCGAAGCCGAGCTGGAAACCCTGGCCGATGAGCTGCGCCTGGAATTGCTCTACACGGTCGGCCAGACCGGTGGGCATTTCGGCGCCGGCCTGGGCGTGATCGAGCTGACCATCGCGTTGCATTACGTCTTCGACACGCCGGACGACCGGCTGGTGTGGGACGTCGGCCATCAGGCTTATCCACACAAGATCCTCACCGGTCGTCGCGAGCGCATGGGCACCCTGCGCCAGAAGGACGGCATTGCCGCTTTCCCGCGTCGCTCCGAGAGCGAGTACGACACCTTTGGCGTCGGCCACTCCAGCACTTCGATCAGTGCAGCGCTGGGCATGGCCATTGCCGCCCGCCTGCAAAACAGTGATCGCAAGGCCATCGCGGTGATCGGCGACGGCGCGTTGACGGCCGGCATGGCCTTCGAGGCGCTGAACCACGCGCCGGAAGTGAACGCCAACATGCTGGTGATCCTCAACGACAACGACATGTCGATTTCACGCAACGTCGGCGGTTTGTCGAACTACCTGGCGAAGATTCTTTCCAGCCGCACCTACGCGAGCATGCGCGAAGGCAGCAAGAAAGTGCTGTCGCGCCTGCCCGGCGCCTGGGAAATCGCCCGTCGCACCGAAGAATACGCCAAAGGCATGCTGGTTCCCGGCACCCTGTTCGAAGAACTGGGCTGGAACTACATCGGCCCGATCGACGGCCACGATCTGCCGACCCTGATCGCCACCTTGCGCAACATGCGCGATCTGAAAGGCCCGCAATTCCTGCACATCGTCACCAAGAAAGGCAAAGGCTTCGCCCCGGCAGAAGTCGACCCGATCGGTTACCACGCGATTACCAAACTCGAACCGCTGGACGCTCCTGCCGCCGCGCCGAAAAAGGCCAGCGGGCCGAAATATTCAGGCGTGTTTGGCGAATGGCTGTGCGACATGGCAGCCGCCGATCCGCGCTTGGTCGGGATCACTCCGGCGATGAAAGAAGGCTCCGACCTGGTGGCCTTCAGCGAACGGTTCCCGTTGCGCTATTTCGACGTGGCGATTGCCGAGCAACATGCCGTGACCCTCGCCGCCGGCATGGCCTGCGAAGGTGCAAAACCGGTAGTGGCGATTTACTCGACGTTCCTGCAACGCGGCTACGACCAGCTTGTTCACGATGTGGCGGTGCAAAACCTCGATGTGCTGTTCGCCATCGACCGCGCCGGTCTGGTGGGCGAAGACGGCCCGACTCACGCCGGCAGCTTCGATCTGTCGTTCCTGCGCTGCATCCCCGGCATGCTGGTGATGACCCCGAGCGACGAAAACGAACTGCGCAAAATGCTCACCACCGGTCACCTGTACGAAGGTCCAGCGGCTGTGCGTTATCCGCGAGGCAACGGTCCAAACGCGACTATCGAGAAAAACCTCGAGCCAATCGAGATCGGCAAAGGCGTGGTTCGCCGTCAGGGCAGCAAAGTCGCCCTGCTGGTATTCGGCGTGCAACTGGCCGAAGCGCTGAAAGTCGCCGAGACGCTGGATGCGACCGTGGTCGACATGCGCTTCGTCAAACCGCTGGATGAAGAGCTCGTTCGCCAAATGGCCGCCAACCACGAGTTGCTGGTGACGGTCGAAGAGAACGCGATCATGGGTGGTGCGGGTGGCGCGGTCAGCGAGTTCCTTGCTCGCGAAAACATACTCAAGTCGATGCTGCACCTGGGCTTGCCGGACCTCTATGTCGAGCACGCCAAACCTGCGCAGATGCTGGCCGAGTGCGGGCTGGATGAGGCCGGAATCGAAGCCTCGATTCGCGAACGTCTGCAACTGCTCAACTTGTAA
- the nusB gene encoding transcription antitermination factor NusB: MISDESDRFNPRDPKPADAGKPSKSVKRREARQLATQALYQWHMAKQSLNEIEAQFRVDNDFSDVDGAYFREILHGVPQFKTEIDTALTPCLDLTIEELDPVELAVLRLSTWELLKRVDVPYRVVINEGIELAKVFGSTDGHKFVNGVLDKLAPRLREAEVKAFKR, translated from the coding sequence GTGATTAGCGACGAAAGCGATCGTTTCAACCCGCGCGATCCAAAGCCTGCGGACGCCGGCAAGCCATCGAAAAGCGTCAAGCGTCGCGAAGCCCGTCAGCTCGCGACTCAAGCGCTGTACCAATGGCACATGGCCAAGCAGTCGCTGAACGAAATTGAAGCGCAGTTCCGGGTCGATAACGATTTCAGCGATGTCGATGGCGCTTACTTCCGCGAAATCCTTCACGGGGTTCCGCAGTTCAAGACTGAAATCGACACCGCGCTCACGCCATGCCTGGACTTGACCATTGAAGAGCTGGACCCGGTTGAACTGGCGGTTCTGCGCCTGTCGACCTGGGAACTGCTCAAGCGCGTCGACGTGCCGTACCGCGTTGTGATCAACGAAGGTATCGAACTGGCCAAGGTCTTCGGTTCCACCGATGGCCACAAGTTCGTCAACGGCGTACTCGATAAGCTGGCCCCGCGTCTGCGTGAAGCTGAAGTGAAGGCGTTCAAGCGCTAA
- a CDS encoding riboflavin synthase — protein sequence MFTGIIESIGSIRALTPKGGDVRVHVETGKLDLSDVKLGDSIAVNGVCLTAVELPGNGFAADVSRETLDCTAMNDLKSGSPVNLEKALTPTTRLGGHLVSGHVDGVGEVVARTENARAVEFRIRAPKELAKYIAHKGSITVDGTSLTVNAVDGAEFLLTIIPHTLSETIMASYQPGRRVNLEVDLLARYLERLLLGDKAAEPTAGSTITESFLAANGYLKS from the coding sequence ATGTTTACCGGCATCATCGAATCCATCGGCAGTATTCGTGCATTGACCCCAAAGGGCGGTGATGTACGGGTTCACGTCGAAACCGGCAAGCTCGACCTGAGCGACGTCAAATTGGGCGACAGCATTGCGGTCAACGGCGTGTGCCTGACCGCTGTTGAATTGCCGGGCAACGGCTTTGCGGCGGACGTCAGCCGCGAAACCCTCGATTGCACCGCCATGAACGACCTGAAAAGCGGCAGCCCAGTCAACCTCGAAAAGGCTTTGACACCGACCACTCGCCTCGGCGGGCATCTGGTCAGCGGTCACGTCGATGGCGTGGGCGAAGTGGTTGCCCGCACCGAGAACGCCCGTGCCGTGGAATTTCGCATCCGTGCGCCGAAAGAACTGGCCAAGTACATCGCCCATAAAGGCTCGATCACCGTCGACGGCACCAGCCTGACCGTGAACGCGGTCGATGGCGCCGAGTTCCTGCTGACCATCATTCCGCACACCTTGAGCGAAACCATCATGGCGTCGTACCAGCCAGGTCGCCGGGTGAACCTGGAAGTGGACTTGCTGGCCCGTTACCTGGAGCGCCTGTTGCTGGGCGACAAGGCCGCAGAGCCGACTGCCGGCAGCACCATTACCGAAAGCTTTCTGGCCGCCAACGGCTACCTCAAATCCTGA
- the thiL gene encoding thiamine-phosphate kinase gives MGEFELIRNFFAAAPCAQGGEGVALGIGDDCALLAVPPGEQLAISTDTLVAGVHFADPCDPFLLGQRSLAVAVSDLAAMGATPVAFTLALTLPTVTAEWLDAYARGLNRMAQSCGVALVGGDTTRGPLSLTMTVFGRVPSGQALTRSGAQPGDLLCVGGELGNAAGALPLVLGERSAEAAIANPLLAHYWSPQPQLGLGQALRGKATSALDISDGLLADCGHIALASKVSLQVDIERLPLSKALVAFLGHSGAQIAALSGGDDYVLAFTLPSVELPSLLVNGWPVHVIGRVVSGQGVTLLDAAGQDITPQTRGYQHFRETP, from the coding sequence ATGGGCGAGTTTGAGCTGATCCGCAATTTCTTCGCCGCCGCGCCTTGTGCGCAGGGCGGCGAAGGCGTTGCCCTCGGGATTGGCGATGACTGCGCCTTGCTGGCTGTTCCTCCCGGGGAGCAGTTGGCGATTTCCACCGACACCCTCGTGGCCGGTGTGCATTTCGCAGATCCTTGCGACCCGTTTCTGCTCGGTCAGCGCTCGCTGGCCGTGGCCGTCAGCGATCTCGCCGCCATGGGCGCCACTCCCGTTGCCTTTACCCTTGCCCTGACCTTGCCGACGGTGACCGCCGAATGGCTGGATGCCTACGCCCGTGGGTTGAACCGCATGGCGCAAAGTTGCGGCGTGGCATTGGTGGGTGGCGACACCACTCGGGGGCCGTTAAGCCTGACCATGACTGTTTTCGGCCGAGTGCCGTCCGGGCAGGCACTGACTCGTAGCGGTGCGCAACCAGGCGACTTGCTGTGTGTCGGTGGCGAACTGGGCAATGCTGCCGGCGCGTTGCCGCTGGTGCTCGGTGAGCGCAGTGCCGAAGCCGCCATCGCCAATCCGCTGTTGGCGCATTACTGGTCGCCGCAACCGCAACTGGGCCTCGGCCAGGCGTTGCGCGGCAAGGCGACTTCGGCGCTGGATATCTCCGACGGCTTGCTCGCGGACTGCGGGCATATCGCGCTCGCGTCGAAGGTCAGCCTTCAGGTGGACATTGAGCGCTTGCCGTTGTCGAAAGCGTTGGTTGCCTTCCTCGGCCACTCGGGCGCACAAATCGCAGCCCTGAGTGGTGGCGACGATTACGTGCTGGCCTTTACCTTGCCATCCGTCGAGCTCCCGTCGTTGCTGGTTAATGGCTGGCCCGTTCATGTGATCGGGCGGGTAGTCAGCGGGCAGGGCGTGACACTGTTGGACGCCGCTGGACAAGACATCACCCCGCAAACCCGGGGCTATCAACATTTTCGGGAGACACCGTGA
- a CDS encoding phosphatidylglycerophosphatase A, which yields MTDHPKQVPAEFVPPSVWRNPWHFLAFGFGSGILPKAPGTWGSLVALPFIPLWQMLPDWGYWLMLGITMLFGFWLCGKVADDLRVHDHEGIVWDEMVGMWITLWLVPEGWQWLLAGFLVFRFFDILKPWPIRWIDRHVHGGVGIMLDDVLAGVFAWLAMQGLVRIFA from the coding sequence GTGACAGATCATCCCAAACAGGTCCCGGCGGAATTTGTACCGCCGTCGGTCTGGCGCAATCCATGGCATTTCCTGGCGTTTGGCTTCGGCTCGGGCATCTTGCCAAAGGCACCGGGCACCTGGGGGTCGTTAGTTGCGCTACCCTTCATCCCGTTGTGGCAGATGTTGCCCGATTGGGGCTATTGGCTGATGCTGGGCATCACCATGCTGTTCGGCTTCTGGCTGTGCGGCAAGGTCGCCGATGATTTGCGTGTGCACGACCATGAAGGCATCGTCTGGGACGAAATGGTCGGAATGTGGATTACCCTGTGGCTGGTGCCGGAAGGTTGGCAGTGGTTGCTCGCGGGATTCCTGGTGTTCCGCTTCTTCGATATTCTCAAGCCATGGCCGATTCGCTGGATCGACCGGCATGTGCACGGCGGTGTCGGGATCATGCTCGATGACGTATTGGCCGGAGTGTTCGCATGGTTGGCGATGCAAGGGCTGGTGCGGATTTTCGCCTGA
- a CDS encoding MFS transporter — protein sequence MTRGQVRRRLSVNWWQYLALALLPLFVINGVFGQGEAILPVLAMPLFIAGVASMFVSLKFFGGYKHALITTQKALDTPDEPAAWISLAAKRRTAFLAAGLPAWIGALAVFVGLEAVPLFLLALSTTVLFYLYRIPRQLG from the coding sequence GTGACCCGTGGTCAGGTGCGGCGGCGACTGTCCGTCAACTGGTGGCAATACCTGGCGCTGGCCTTGTTGCCGCTGTTCGTGATCAACGGTGTGTTCGGCCAGGGCGAAGCCATTTTGCCGGTGCTGGCGATGCCGTTGTTCATCGCCGGTGTCGCTTCGATGTTTGTCAGCCTGAAGTTTTTCGGTGGCTACAAGCATGCGCTGATCACCACTCAGAAAGCCCTCGATACCCCTGATGAACCCGCCGCGTGGATCAGCCTGGCGGCCAAGCGGCGCACGGCGTTCCTGGCTGCCGGTTTGCCGGCGTGGATCGGTGCGCTGGCGGTGTTTGTCGGCCTTGAAGCGGTGCCATTGTTCTTGCTGGCGCTGTCGACCACGGTGCTGTTCTACCTCTACCGTATTCCGCGTCAACTCGGTTGA
- the ribA gene encoding GTP cyclohydrolase II, producing the protein MPVVFVAASKLPTPFAQFTMHGFLDEATGREHVVLSLGEIADGAPVLGRLHSECLTGDALFSQRCDCGSQLEAALQAIAREGRGVLLYLRQEGRGIGLLNKIRAYELQDGGADTVEANERLGFAADQRDYAMCLPMLEHLGVKSLRLMTNNPRKVKALTDMGIVVAERVPLHTGHNPHNKLYLATKASKLDHMMGNEHQGEVGRA; encoded by the coding sequence GTGCCTGTCGTTTTTGTCGCCGCTTCCAAGCTGCCAACGCCTTTTGCGCAATTCACCATGCACGGCTTTCTCGATGAAGCCACCGGCCGCGAGCACGTTGTGCTGAGCCTGGGTGAGATCGCCGACGGTGCCCCGGTACTCGGCCGATTGCACTCCGAATGCCTGACGGGCGATGCCTTGTTCAGCCAGCGTTGCGATTGCGGCTCGCAACTCGAAGCTGCGTTGCAGGCCATTGCCCGTGAAGGTCGTGGCGTATTGCTGTACTTGCGTCAGGAAGGCCGTGGCATTGGCTTGCTGAACAAAATCCGTGCCTATGAATTGCAGGATGGCGGTGCCGACACCGTTGAAGCCAACGAACGTCTGGGCTTTGCCGCCGACCAGCGCGACTACGCCATGTGCCTGCCGATGCTGGAGCACCTGGGCGTGAAGTCCCTGCGTCTGATGACCAACAACCCACGCAAGGTCAAAGCCTTGACCGATATGGGTATCGTGGTCGCCGAGCGTGTGCCGCTGCACACCGGCCACAACCCGCACAACAAACTCTACCTGGCGACCAAGGCCAGCAAACTCGACCACATGATGGGCAACGAACATCAGGGCGAGGTAGGCCGGGCGTGA
- a CDS encoding TonB-dependent receptor, which produces MNFLRIVLTLTLLPSGPLLADTFERDQALKLPDVLISANRQVEARNDSSAANTVFTREDIDRLQPNSVTDLLRRVPGVQVAQTGGRGSLPGVYIRGTQSAQSLVLVDGQRIGNSTSGDSNLQHINIEQVERVEVLRGSRSAIYGSDAIGGVIQIFTRRGGEQGLQPRLHIGFGSNQTWERSFGLSGGDEQTRFNLGASLDETAGIDRTHESYPSDGDHDAYRNKSLSLSLSHALSDDIEIGANLLDNRGKSEFDNPFGRFDLDTFESVQQQPYSEFDVSSVSSYVDARINDAWKSRIELGHSENREKTLDKLSDERSVFDTYRDSVTWQNDLTLNESNSLILGGDWYEDRVNSTTDFDEDSRWNRAAFIQHRYQAESFSTELGLRRDQNQQFGGQNSWSGTLTLPLNMNNDVLLSYSEGFRAPTFNDLYYPDFSNPDLKPETSKSYELQWRSQLTENSRLEASLYRTDLEDAIIFGSNSRPQNVASARINGFEAALKQELLGWQSNLGVAIIDPRDRDTGHTLARRARRTLSWDLDRQFDRLGLGASWQAVSSSYDDLNNQQPLGGYGLLGLRSSWELNREISLELKVDNLLDKEYSRALYSHEGSQYGYREEGRAWMFGVTWTPEL; this is translated from the coding sequence ATGAATTTCCTTCGCATCGTCTTGACGCTGACCCTTCTGCCGTCAGGTCCACTGCTGGCCGACACCTTCGAACGCGACCAGGCCCTGAAGCTGCCGGACGTGCTGATCAGCGCCAACCGCCAGGTCGAAGCTCGCAACGACAGCAGCGCCGCCAACACCGTGTTCACCCGCGAAGACATCGACCGCCTGCAACCGAACAGCGTCACGGATCTGCTGCGTCGAGTCCCGGGTGTGCAAGTCGCGCAAACCGGTGGCCGTGGCAGCCTGCCCGGGGTTTATATCCGTGGCACTCAGTCAGCCCAAAGCCTGGTGCTGGTGGACGGCCAGCGGATCGGCAATTCGACGTCGGGCGACAGCAACCTGCAACACATCAACATCGAACAAGTCGAGCGCGTGGAAGTGTTGCGCGGTTCCCGTTCGGCGATTTACGGCAGCGATGCGATTGGCGGGGTGATCCAGATTTTCACCCGGCGTGGCGGCGAACAAGGCCTGCAACCACGTCTGCATATAGGATTTGGCAGCAACCAGACTTGGGAACGCAGCTTTGGTTTGTCCGGTGGCGATGAGCAGACCCGGTTCAACCTCGGCGCCAGCCTCGATGAAACCGCCGGCATCGATCGCACCCACGAGTCGTACCCCAGCGACGGCGACCACGACGCGTACCGCAACAAGTCGCTGAGCCTGAGCCTGAGTCATGCACTCAGCGATGACATCGAAATCGGCGCCAACCTGCTGGATAACCGCGGCAAAAGCGAGTTCGACAACCCGTTCGGGCGCTTCGACCTGGACACCTTCGAGTCCGTCCAGCAGCAGCCCTATAGCGAGTTCGACGTGAGCAGCGTCAGCAGCTACGTCGATGCCCGCATCAACGACGCGTGGAAATCGCGTATCGAACTCGGCCACAGCGAAAACCGCGAAAAGACCCTCGACAAGCTCAGCGATGAGCGCAGCGTGTTTGACACCTACCGCGACTCGGTGACGTGGCAGAACGATCTGACGCTCAACGAAAGCAACAGCTTGATCCTCGGCGGCGACTGGTACGAAGACCGGGTCAACAGCACCACGGACTTCGACGAGGACAGCCGCTGGAACCGCGCGGCGTTTATCCAGCATCGTTATCAGGCGGAAAGCTTCTCCACCGAACTGGGTCTGCGCCGCGATCAGAACCAGCAGTTCGGCGGCCAGAATAGCTGGAGTGGCACGCTCACCCTGCCACTGAACATGAACAACGACGTACTGCTGAGCTACAGCGAAGGCTTCCGTGCACCGACATTCAACGATTTGTATTACCCGGACTTCAGCAACCCCGACCTGAAACCTGAAACCTCGAAAAGTTACGAGCTGCAATGGCGCAGCCAGTTGACCGAAAACAGTCGCCTGGAAGCCTCGCTGTACCGAACGGATCTGGAAGACGCGATCATCTTCGGCAGCAACTCACGCCCGCAGAACGTTGCCTCGGCACGGATCAATGGCTTCGAAGCGGCGTTGAAGCAGGAACTGCTCGGCTGGCAGAGCAACCTTGGCGTGGCGATCATCGACCCTCGGGACCGCGACACCGGCCATACCCTGGCCCGTCGTGCACGTCGTACATTGAGCTGGGACCTGGATCGACAGTTCGACCGGCTGGGCCTCGGCGCCAGTTGGCAAGCGGTGAGCAGCAGCTATGACGACTTGAACAATCAGCAACCATTGGGTGGTTATGGGTTGCTGGGTTTGCGCAGCAGCTGGGAACTCAACCGTGAGATCAGCCTGGAGCTCAAGGTCGACAATCTGCTGGACAAGGAATACAGCCGGGCGCTGTACAGCCATGAAGGCAGCCAGTATGGGTATCGCGAGGAAGGTCGGGCGTGGATGTTCGGGGTGACGTGGACGCCGGAGCTTTAA
- a CDS encoding cobalamin-binding protein — protein MRPVWLAVLLLALSGSAAAVERVVSLAPSLSEIVVELGSADLLVGVLDAGERPAQLNNLPSVGRYGQLDMERLLSLKPDLLLLWPGSVGPAQREQLKRLNIPTYVAEPHNFEQLTAQIEAIAAQLGRAERGTSLATDLRQRLDELRQRYRRDQPVRVFYQVWDRPLYTVGGGQIISDALEVCGAKNVFADLTLPAPQVSVEAVLQRNPELILASDQTQLDTWKAWPQVAAVKQQQLRLVTDKGLERPSGQMVEATAKLCQLIAPDR, from the coding sequence ATGCGTCCCGTCTGGCTGGCGGTTTTGCTGCTGGCCCTCAGCGGCTCGGCAGCCGCGGTCGAACGGGTGGTCAGCCTCGCGCCTTCTCTCTCTGAAATCGTCGTTGAACTGGGTTCGGCCGACCTGTTGGTGGGCGTGCTGGATGCCGGTGAACGTCCTGCACAACTGAACAACCTGCCTTCCGTTGGTCGTTACGGTCAATTGGACATGGAGCGGCTGCTTAGTCTGAAGCCGGATTTGCTGTTGCTCTGGCCCGGCAGCGTCGGACCGGCTCAGCGTGAACAACTCAAGCGCTTGAATATTCCGACCTACGTCGCCGAGCCGCACAACTTCGAACAGCTCACAGCACAGATCGAGGCGATAGCCGCGCAGCTCGGACGGGCCGAGCGTGGGACTTCACTGGCGACGGATTTGCGTCAGAGGCTGGATGAACTGCGGCAGCGCTATCGTCGGGATCAGCCGGTGCGGGTGTTCTATCAGGTCTGGGATCGGCCGCTGTACACCGTTGGCGGCGGACAGATCATCAGTGATGCGCTGGAAGTGTGCGGGGCAAAGAATGTGTTTGCCGATCTGACGTTGCCGGCACCCCAGGTCAGTGTGGAGGCGGTGTTGCAGCGCAATCCCGAGCTGATTCTGGCCAGCGACCAGACCCAGCTCGATACGTGGAAAGCCTGGCCGCAGGTGGCGGCGGTGAAGCAACAGCAATTGCGTTTAGTGACGGACAAAGGACTGGAGCGGCCGAGTGGGCAGATGGTAGAAGCGACTGCCAAGCTTTGCCAGTTGATTGCGCCCGATCGCTGA
- a CDS encoding transporter substrate-binding domain-containing protein, producing the protein MALRGLMVMVLALFCFFAQARDVAPTPSVIHLASEDWEDYTAADGHGLAWDVLRQVFEPAGVKLDIRTEPYVRSMGLAERGEVDACVGSYRDESDELLYPHWNFDTDHIYALGLSTGPVPTPETLGNYRLAWVRGYDYQHYLPNIRRYNEVLRRTGIVSMLMQNRADFYIDALTEVDYVVNRAKDPSQLRRTHIAELPLYLCFAKTPQARTLMAMFDQRMEELVKSGELKPIFERWKQPYPFEEH; encoded by the coding sequence ATGGCTCTACGCGGTTTGATGGTGATGGTGTTGGCCTTGTTTTGCTTCTTCGCTCAGGCGAGGGATGTCGCGCCGACGCCTTCCGTGATTCACCTGGCCAGCGAGGACTGGGAAGACTACACCGCTGCCGACGGTCATGGACTGGCCTGGGACGTGCTGCGGCAAGTTTTCGAGCCGGCGGGCGTCAAGCTGGATATCCGCACTGAGCCCTACGTGCGCTCCATGGGCCTGGCCGAGCGCGGCGAAGTGGATGCCTGTGTCGGTTCCTATCGTGACGAGTCGGATGAGTTGCTCTACCCGCACTGGAACTTCGACACCGATCACATCTATGCCCTTGGCCTGTCCACAGGTCCGGTGCCGACCCCGGAAACCCTGGGTAATTATCGACTGGCCTGGGTGCGCGGCTACGATTACCAGCATTACCTGCCCAACATTCGCCGCTATAACGAAGTGCTGCGGCGTACCGGCATTGTCTCAATGCTGATGCAAAATCGCGCCGATTTTTACATTGATGCGTTGACTGAAGTCGATTACGTCGTCAATCGGGCGAAGGATCCATCGCAATTGCGTCGAACCCATATCGCTGAATTGCCGCTGTATCTGTGCTTTGCCAAGACCCCGCAGGCCCGCACGCTGATGGCGATGTTCGACCAGCGCATGGAGGAATTGGTCAAAAGCGGCGAGCTGAAGCCGATTTTCGAACGCTGGAAACAACCCTATCCATTTGAAGAGCATTAA
- the ribBA gene encoding bifunctional 3,4-dihydroxy-2-butanone-4-phosphate synthase/GTP cyclohydrolase II codes for MALNSIEELVEDIRQGKMVILMDDEDRENEGDLIMAAECCKPEHINFMAKHARGLICMPMSRERCELLKLPLMAPRNGSGFGTKFTVSIEAATGVTTGISAADRARTVQAAAARDAKAEDIVSPGHIFPLMAQAGGTLARAGHTEAACDLARMAGFEPSGVICEVMNDDGTMSRRAELEAFAAEHDIKIGTIADLIHYRMIHERTVQRIAEQPLDSELGQFNLVTYRDSVEGDVHMALTLGNVCAEEPTLVRVHNMDPLRDLLMVKQPGRWSLRAAMAAVAEAGSGVVLLLGHPLDGDVLLAHIRETADHAAVKKPTTYSIVGAGSQILRDLGVRKMRLMSAPMKFNAISGFDLEVVEYVPSE; via the coding sequence GTGGCGCTCAATAGCATCGAAGAACTGGTTGAAGACATCCGCCAAGGCAAGATGGTCATCCTCATGGATGACGAAGACCGCGAGAACGAAGGCGACCTGATCATGGCCGCCGAGTGCTGCAAACCCGAGCACATCAACTTCATGGCCAAGCACGCCCGTGGCCTGATCTGCATGCCGATGAGCCGCGAGCGCTGCGAACTGCTCAAGCTGCCGTTGATGGCGCCGCGCAACGGTTCCGGTTTCGGCACCAAGTTCACCGTATCGATCGAAGCGGCCACCGGTGTGACCACCGGCATCTCCGCCGCCGACCGTGCGCGCACGGTGCAGGCCGCTGCCGCCCGTGATGCCAAGGCTGAAGACATCGTCAGCCCTGGCCACATCTTCCCGCTGATGGCCCAGGCTGGCGGTACGCTGGCTCGCGCCGGTCACACCGAAGCCGCCTGCGATCTGGCGCGCATGGCCGGTTTCGAGCCGAGCGGTGTGATCTGCGAAGTGATGAACGACGACGGCACCATGTCCCGTCGCGCCGAACTGGAAGCGTTTGCTGCCGAACACGACATCAAGATCGGCACCATTGCCGACCTGATTCACTACCGGATGATCCACGAACGTACCGTTCAGCGGATTGCCGAGCAGCCACTGGACAGCGAACTGGGCCAATTCAACCTGGTGACCTATCGTGATTCCGTGGAAGGCGACGTGCACATGGCGCTGACCCTGGGCAATGTCTGCGCCGAAGAACCGACCCTGGTTCGCGTGCACAACATGGACCCGCTGCGCGACTTGCTGATGGTCAAGCAACCGGGTCGCTGGAGCCTGCGCGCCGCCATGGCTGCGGTCGCCGAGGCGGGCAGCGGCGTGGTGTTGTTGCTCGGTCACCCGCTTGACGGCGACGTGTTGCTGGCGCATATCCGCGAAACCGCCGACCACGCTGCTGTGAAAAAACCGACTACCTACAGCATTGTCGGTGCCGGTTCGCAGATCCTGCGTGACCTCGGTGTGCGCAAAATGCGTTTGATGAGCGCACCGATGAAATTTAATGCGATATCCGGTTTCGATCTGGAAGTTGTAGAATACGTGCCCTCCGAATAA
- the ribE gene encoding 6,7-dimethyl-8-ribityllumazine synthase, giving the protein MTLKTIEGTFIAPKGRYALVVGRFNSFVVESLVSGAVDALVRHGVSESDITIIRAPGAFEIPLVAQKVAQKGEFAAIIALGAVIRGGTPHFEYVAGECTKGLAQVSMEFGVPVAFGVLTVDSIEQAIERSGTKAGNKGAEAALSALEMVSLLAQLEAK; this is encoded by the coding sequence ATGACCCTGAAGACCATCGAAGGTACCTTCATCGCCCCTAAAGGCCGCTACGCTTTGGTAGTGGGCCGTTTCAACAGCTTCGTCGTTGAAAGCCTGGTCAGCGGTGCAGTTGATGCCCTGGTTCGCCATGGCGTGAGCGAAAGCGACATCACCATCATCCGTGCGCCTGGCGCCTTCGAAATCCCGCTGGTTGCGCAGAAAGTCGCTCAGAAGGGTGAGTTCGCGGCGATCATCGCTTTGGGCGCAGTCATTCGTGGCGGTACTCCGCACTTCGAATACGTCGCGGGCGAATGCACCAAGGGCCTGGCCCAGGTGTCCATGGAGTTCGGCGTTCCGGTCGCTTTCGGCGTCCTGACCGTTGATTCCATCGAGCAAGCCATCGAACGTTCCGGCACCAAGGCCGGTAACAAAGGTGCCGAAGCTGCCCTGTCCGCTCTGGAAATGGTCAGCCTGCTGGCGCAGTTGGAGGCCAAGTGA